The window ACTGGAACTGCCTGGCGCCAAACGCCGGCGGTCAACCAACCGGCGCGCTGGCTGAAGCCATCAACGCGGCTTTCGGTTCGTTCGACAAGTTCAAGGAAGAGTTCAGCAAAACTTCGATCGGCACCTTCGGTTCCGGCTGGGGCTGGCTGGTGAAAAAGGCTGACGGTTCCCTGGCTCTGGCCAGCACCATCGGCGCCGGCAACCCGCTGACCAGCGGCGACACCCCGCTGCTGACCTGCGACGTCTGGGAACACGCTTACTACATCGACTACCGCAACGTCCGTCCAAAGTATGTCGAAGCGTTCTGGAACCTGGTCAACTGGAAGTTCGTCGCTGAGCAGTTCGAAGGCAAAACCTTCACCGCTTAAGCTGCGCGCCAGACAAAAAACCCGGCTGATGCCGGGTTTTTTTATGCCTTTGATTTCTGTAGGAGCTGCCGCAGGCTCGGGCCGCGGCAGCCCCTGTAGGGAATAGCGTTTTTCTCACGATGAAAGCTGGCAGCGACTGCTTGCCGGTGCAGCGCAGAGGGCTAACATCAAACAGAGGAAAATTTGTCTCGCCGCGCTCAAGTTGAGGACCGAAACTACCGACATAGTACAAATAGGGCTAATACTCCAGACAGCAGCATTCTGGCCAAGCCCACCAGCGAATGCTCCGGGGCCTGATTGTCCCTTTGACTGCCAACACGGGATTGCCAATACTCATGGCAAACTGACGCTACCCGCACGGAACAAGGAATAACCCTTTGAAGCTGGAACTCAAGAACAGCTTGTCGGTGAAGTTGCTCCGGGTCGTGCTCCTGTCGGCATTGATCGTCGGCGTGGTCTTGAGCTGCGCGCAAATTGTTTTCGACGCCTATAAAACCCGTCAGGCCGTGGCCAACGACGCTGAGCGCATCCTCGACATGTTCCGTGACCCCTCCACTCAGGCCGTCTACAGCCTGGATCGTGAGATGGGCATGCAAGTGATCGAAGGTCTGTTTCAGGACGACGCGGTGCGCCAGGCCTCCATCGGTCACCCCAACGAAGCCATGCTCGCGCAGAAATCCCGCGACCTGCAGCATTCCAACAGCCGCTGGCTGACCGACCTTATTCTGGGTCAGGAACGCACCTTCACCACGCAGTTGGTGGG of the Pseudomonas sp. Seg1 genome contains:
- a CDS encoding Fe-Mn family superoxide dismutase; translation: MAFELPPLPYAHDALQPHISKETLEYHHDKHHNTYVVNLNNLVPGTEFEGKTLEEIVKTSSGGIFNNAAQVWNHTFYWNCLAPNAGGQPTGALAEAINAAFGSFDKFKEEFSKTSIGTFGSGWGWLVKKADGSLALASTIGAGNPLTSGDTPLLTCDVWEHAYYIDYRNVRPKYVEAFWNLVNWKFVAEQFEGKTFTA